From the Streptosporangiales bacterium genome, the window CGTACGCGATGTTGTCGCGGATGGTGCCGCCGAACAGCCAGGTGTCCTGCAGCACCATGCCGATCTTCGACCGGAGGTCGGCCCTGGTCAGCTGCGCCGTGTCGACGCCGTCGAGCGTGATGCGGCCGGCGTCGAGCTCGTAGAACCGCATGACCAGGTTGACCAGCGTGGTCTTGCCCGCGCCGGTCGGACCGACGATCGCGACCGTCTGGCCGGGTGACGCGATGAGCGACAGGTCCTCGATGAGCGGTCGGTCGGCGTCGTACCGGAACGACACGTGTTCGAACTCGACGCACCCGCGCGGCGCGCTGACCGGCCGCGCGTCGACGGGGTCTGGCACCTGCTCGTCCTCGTCGAGCAGCTCGAACACCCGCTCCGCGGACGCCACCCCGGACTGCAGCAGGTTGGCCATGGACGCCACCTGGGTGAGCGGCTGGGTGAACTGCCTGGAGTACTGGATGAACGCCTGCACGTCGCCGAGCGACATCGTGCCCGACGCGACGCGGAGACCGCCGACGACGGCGATCGCGACGTACGTGAGGTTTCCGATGAACATCATCGACGGCATGATGATGCCGGAGATGAACTGGGCGCCGAACGAGGCGCGGAAGAGCTCCTCGTTCTTCTGCCTGAACGTCTCCTCGATCTCGCGCTGCCGGCCGAAGACCTTGACCAGTGCGTGGCCGGTGTACGCCTCCTCGATCTGGCCGTTCAGCTCGCCGGTGTGCCGCCACTGCGCGACGAATTTCTTCTGCGACCGCTTGGCGATCTGGGCGGTGAGCAGCACCGACAACGGGACGGCGACGAGCGCGATCAGCGCGAGTATCGGCGAGATGACGACCATCATCACCAGGACGCCGACGACCGTGAGCAGCGAGATGACCAGCTGGCTCATCGTCTGCTGCAGGCTCTGGCTGACGTTGTCGATATCGTTGGTCACCCGGCTGAGCACCTCGCCACGGGGCTGCCTGTCGAAGTACGCGAGCGGCAACCGGTGCAGCTTGTCCTCCACGTCGGAGCGCAGCGTGAAGATGGTGCGCTGGACGACGCCGTTGAGGACGTACCCCTGCAGCCAGCTCAGCACCGAGGCGAAGACGTACAGCGCGAGCACACCGAGCAGCACCATGCCGAGAGCGTGGAAGTCGATGCCCTGGCCAGGCACGACGTCCATGCCGGAGAGCAGGTCGGCGATCTCGTCGTCACCGCGTGCCCGCGCCGCGGCGATCACCTGTGCCTTGGTGAGACCGGCCGGCAGGTTCTTGCCGAAGACGCCGCTGAAGATGAGGTCGGTGGCGTGGCCGAGGATCTTCGGCCCGATGACCGACAGCGCGACACTCGCGACGGCGAGCACGAGGACGGCGATCACCGCGATCCGCTCCGGCGCCATCCGGCCGATCAGCCGGCGGGCGGACGGGCCGAAGTTCATCGCCTTCTCTGCCGGCATGCCCTGGCCACCCCAGGGTCCGCCGCCGGTGCGCTGCGTCGGGCCGAACTTCGGCCTGGCCGGCGCCTTGGCGGCGGACGCGCCGTCGGCCGCGGGCGTCTCGGAGCGCGGGGCGGTCATGCCACTTCCCTCTCGGTGAGCTGCGAGGAGACGATCTCCTCGTACGTCGGGC encodes:
- a CDS encoding ATP-binding cassette domain-containing protein produces the protein MTAPRSETPAADGASAAKAPARPKFGPTQRTGGGPWGGQGMPAEKAMNFGPSARRLIGRMAPERIAVIAVLVLAVASVALSVIGPKILGHATDLIFSGVFGKNLPAGLTKAQVIAAARARGDDEIADLLSGMDVVPGQGIDFHALGMVLLGVLALYVFASVLSWLQGYVLNGVVQRTIFTLRSDVEDKLHRLPLAYFDRQPRGEVLSRVTNDIDNVSQSLQQTMSQLVISLLTVVGVLVMMVVISPILALIALVAVPLSVLLTAQIAKRSQKKFVAQWRHTGELNGQIEEAYTGHALVKVFGRQREIEETFRQKNEELFRASFGAQFISGIIMPSMMFIGNLTYVAIAVVGGLRVASGTMSLGDVQAFIQYSRQFTQPLTQVASMANLLQSGVASAERVFELLDEDEQVPDPVDARPVSAPRGCVEFEHVSFRYDADRPLIEDLSLIASPGQTVAIVGPTGAGKTTLVNLVMRFYELDAGRITLDGVDTAQLTRADLRSKIGMVLQDTWLFGGTIRDNIAYGRPDATEEELLRAAEATYVDRFVHSLPDGYDTVIDEEGSNVSAGEKQLLTIARAFLADPALLILDEATSSVDTRTELLVQHAMAALRTDRTSFVIAHRLSTIRDADLILVMEAGRIVEQGTHAELLERHGAYAALYEAQFASSLTDLEETGDESTRVIGAPT